A portion of the Symphalangus syndactylus isolate Jambi chromosome 13, NHGRI_mSymSyn1-v2.1_pri, whole genome shotgun sequence genome contains these proteins:
- the LOC129460273 gene encoding collagen alpha-1(I) chain-like, which translates to MNTAAAGASPAGHPQHPRPGLGFGFGFGDHEPPGAAGAAGLGRELSLQHQLSAPGHGRRGSPRAQGAARGWGGPGAPAGRRGRRGRAALGVCAGSCPARSAATAPVQSDAASAQLICIRGSRTAPPRLPRPSRPPPGTAPRACPAPPPRPPGTPAQQVRGAGRGGEPGPRARGERGAGGGAGADPPSPGPARRPGLPTASTVPIDPKLDPRAARPPGMPGQGGVAGVNGGGGGRGRTRGRATLVVSCPPLPRPSSRPPSLSPVQGGGLGKLSPGTGGVSGVGLGMQLDLPEQHGALEPPGGEKTPSLSQARRMFILGNPEDQNQAGPGTGTEAAVCRAFSIDMYHLF; encoded by the exons ATGAACACGGCTGCAGCGGGGGCCTCACCCGCGGGGCATCCCCAGCATCCCCGCCCGGGCCTGGGCTTCGGCTTCGGCTTCGGGGACCATGAGCCGCCCGGGGCTGCGGGGGCTGCGGGGCTCGGCCGGGAGCTGTCCCTTCAGCACCAGCTCAGCGCGCCCGGCCACGGCCGCCGCGGGTCCCCCAGAGCGCAGGGGGCTGCCCGGGGCTGGG GGGGGCCGGGGGCGCCGGCGGGGCGGCGGGGAAGGCGCGGGCGGGCGGCGCTCGGTGTCTGTGCCGGCTCCTGTCCTGCCCGCTCCGCAGCCACCGCGCCGGTGCAGAGTGACGCGGCCTCAGCTCAGCTCATCTGCATCCGCGGCTCCAGGaccgccccgccccgcctcccCCGACCCTCAAGGCCGCCCCCCGGGACCGCCCCGCGCGCCTGCCCCGCCCCCCCACCGCGCCCCCCGGGGACCCCAGCACAGCAGGTCCGGGGGGCGGGGCGCGGGGGGGAGCCCGGGCCAAGGGCACGCGGGgagcggggggcggggggcggggcagGCGCGGACCCTCCCTCCCCAGGACCCGCCAGACGCCCGGGGCTCCCAACGGCCAGCACGGTCCCAATCGACCCCAAGCTTGACCCGAGGGCAGCGAGGCCTCCGGGAATGCCTGGCCAGGGCGGTGTCGCCGGCGTGAATGGGGGAGGGGGCGGCCGGGGCAGGACCCGGGGCAGGGCCACTCTGGTGGTctcctgcccacccctccccaggCCGAGCTCccggcctccctccctctcccccgtCCAGGGCGGAGGACTGGGGAAGCTGAGTCCCGGGACGGGAGGGGTGTCGGGAGTGGGGCTTGGGATGCAGCTGGACCTCCCGGAACAGCATGGGGCCCTGGAGCCACCAGGAGGGGAGAAGACCCCATCCCTGAGCCAGGCTCGCAG gATGTTTATCCTAGGAAATCCAGAGGATCAGAACCAGGCAGGACCTGGCACTGGGACAGAGGCAGCTGTCTGCAGGGCATTTAGCATAGATATGTATCACCTGTTCTGA